The following proteins come from a genomic window of Suricata suricatta isolate VVHF042 chromosome 5, meerkat_22Aug2017_6uvM2_HiC, whole genome shotgun sequence:
- the LOC115292168 gene encoding LOW QUALITY PROTEIN: actin-related protein 2/3 complex subunit 1A-like (The sequence of the model RefSeq protein was modified relative to this genomic sequence to represent the inferred CDS: deleted 1 base in 1 codon) codes for MSLHQFLLEPITCHTWNRDRTQIALSPNNHEVHIYKKNGSQWMKAHELKEHNGHIPGMDWAPKSDRIVTCGADRNAYVWSQKDGVWKPTLVILKINHAATFVKWSPLENKFAVGSGARLISVCYFASENDWWVSKHIKKPIRSTVLSSDWHPNNVLLAAGSCDFKCRVFSAYIKEVDEKPASTPWGSKMPFGQLMQEFGGSGTGGWVHGVSFSASGSRLAWVSHDSTVSVADASKSVQVSTLKTEFLPLLSVSFVSENSVVAAGHDCCPMLFNYDDRGCLTFISKLDIPKRSIQRNMSAMERFRNMDKRATTEDRNTALETLHQNSITQVSIYEVDKQDCRKFCTTGIDGTMTIWDFKTLESSIQGLQIM; via the exons atgtcCCTGCATCAGTTTTTACTAGAGCCAATCACCTGCCATACCTGGAACAGGGATCGTACCCAGATTGCTCTTAGCCCCAACAATCACGAAGTCCACATCTATAAGAAGAACGGGAGCCAGTGGATGAAGGCTCATGAACTCAAGGAGCACAATGGACACATCCCAGGTATGGACTGGGCTCCCAAGAGCGACCGCATCGTCACTTGTGGGGCAGACCGCAATGCCTATGTCTGGAGTCAGAAAGATGGTGTCTGGAAGCCAACCTTGGTGATCCTGAAAATTAATCATGCAGCGACTTTTGTCAAGTGGTCCCCGCTAGAGAACAAATTTGCTGTGGGAAGTGGAGCACGACTCATCTCTGTTTGTTACTTTGCGTCTGAAAATGACTGGTGGGTCAGCAAGCACATTAAAAAGCCCATTCGCTCCACAGTCCTCAGCTCGGATTGGCATCCCAACAATGTTTTGCTGGCAGCAGGATCGTGTGATTTCAAATGCAGAGTGTTTTCTGCCTACATTAAAGAAGTGGATGAAAAGCCAGCCAGTACACCATGGGGCAGCAAGATGCCTTTTGGTCAGCTGATG CAAGAGTTTGGTGGCAGTGGCACTGGTGGCTGGGTGCATGGGGTCAGCTTCTCTGCCAGCGGGAGCCGCCTGGCCTGGGTCAGCCATGACAGCACCGTATCCGTTGCCGATGCCTCAAAAAGCGTGCAGGTCTCAACTCTGAAAACGGAGTTCCTGCCCCTGCTGAGTGTGTCGTTTGTCTCGGAGAACAGCGTCGTAGCTGCTGGCCATGACTGCTGCCCGATGCTCTTTAACTACGATGACCGTGGCTGCTTGACCTTCATCTCCAAACTAGACATTCCAAAACGGAGCATCCAGCGCAACATGTCTGCCATGGAGCGCTTCCGCAACATGGACAAGAGAGCCACGACTGAGGACCGCAACACGGCCTTGGAGACGCTGCACCAGAATAGCATCACTCAGGTGTCTATTTATGAGGTGGACAAACAAGATTGTCGCAAATTTTGCACTACTGGCATCGATGGAACCATGACAATTTGGGATTTCAAGACCTTGGAGTCTTCAATCCAGGGCCTCCAGATAATGTGA